Proteins found in one Takifugu rubripes chromosome 15, fTakRub1.2, whole genome shotgun sequence genomic segment:
- the tmem218 gene encoding transmembrane protein 218 isoform X2, protein MSALQVGTGVIVIAVIWIAALVLGILFLRASGSTKFGVIPVFFLALTVTLVLVFFPRSSETSPPFKEVEIVDTLFIGRYVLLALVSVVFLVAFFMLLPFHFLEPVYAKTLRSQ, encoded by the exons ATGTCGGCGTTACAAGTTGGCACAGGCGTGATTGTGATCGCGGTGATCTGGATCGCTGCTCTTGTGTTGGGGATCCTGTTTCTGAGAGCGTCGGGATCAACAAA GTTCGGAGTGATCCCCGTCTTCTTTCTGGCCCTGACTGTcactttggtgttggtgttttTCCCTCGCAGCTCAGAGACGAGTCCCCCTTTCAAAGAGGTGGAG ATAGTGGACACTTTGTTCATTGGCCGCTACGTGCTGCTGGCCTTGGTGAGCGTCGTCTTTCTTGTGGCCTTCTTTATGCTGCTTCCCTTTCACTTCCTGGAGCCAGTCTATGCCAAAACCTTAAGAAGTCAATGA
- the tmem218 gene encoding transmembrane protein 218 isoform X1: MSALQVGTGVIVIAVIWIAALVLGILFLRASGSTNRFGVIPVFFLALTVTLVLVFFPRSSETSPPFKEVEIVDTLFIGRYVLLALVSVVFLVAFFMLLPFHFLEPVYAKTLRSQ, translated from the exons ATGTCGGCGTTACAAGTTGGCACAGGCGTGATTGTGATCGCGGTGATCTGGATCGCTGCTCTTGTGTTGGGGATCCTGTTTCTGAGAGCGTCGGGATCAACAAA CAGGTTCGGAGTGATCCCCGTCTTCTTTCTGGCCCTGACTGTcactttggtgttggtgttttTCCCTCGCAGCTCAGAGACGAGTCCCCCTTTCAAAGAGGTGGAG ATAGTGGACACTTTGTTCATTGGCCGCTACGTGCTGCTGGCCTTGGTGAGCGTCGTCTTTCTTGTGGCCTTCTTTATGCTGCTTCCCTTTCACTTCCTGGAGCCAGTCTATGCCAAAACCTTAAGAAGTCAATGA